The Streptomyces venezuelae genomic interval GGGCGACGTCTATCTCTTCAAGAACAACACCGACTCGGCCGGAAACTCCTACGGCTGCCACGAGAACTATCTCGTCGCCCGCCACGGGGAGTTCTCCCGGCTCGCGGACATCCTCATTCCCTTCCTCGTCACCCGGCAGCTCATCTGCGGCGCGGGAAAGGTCCTCCAGACCCCGCGTGGCGCGGTCTTCTGCGTCTCCCAGCGTGCCGAGCACATCTGGGAGGGCGTCAGCTCCGCCACGACCCGCTCGCGGCCCATCATCAACACCCGGGACGAGCCGCACGCCGACGCCGAGCGCTACCGCCGCCTCCACGTCATCGTCGGCGACTCGAACATGTCCGAGACGACCATGCTGCTCAAGGTCGGCGCCACCGACCTGGTGCTCCGCATGATCGAGGCCGGCACCGTCATGCGCGACCTGACCCTGGAGAACCCCATCCGGGCTATCCGCGAGGTCAGCCACGACATCACGGGCCAGCGCAAGGTCCGACTCGCCAGCGGTCGCGAGGCCTCCGCCCTGGAGGTCCAGCGCGAGTACTACGAGAAGGCGGTCGACTTCGTCGACCGGCGCGGCATCCGCTCCGGCACCGTCGCGCAGGTCCTGGAGCTCTGGGGCCGCACGCTCGACTCGATCGAGAGCGAGCGGCTCGACCGCATCGAGACCGAGATCGACTGGGTCATGAAGCACCGGCTCATCGAGCGCTACCGGGCCAAGCACAACATGACCATGTCGAACCCGCGTGTCGCGCAGATAGACCTCGCGTACCACGACATCCACCGCCGGCGCGGGCTCTACTACCTGCTGCAGAAGAACGGGCAGGCGGCCCGGATCTGCAACGACATGAAGATCTTCGAGGGCAAGTCGGTGCCCCCGCAGACCACCAGGGCGCGACTCCGCGGCGACTTCATCCGCCGCGCCCAGGAGCAGCGCCGGGACTTCACCGTGGACTGGGTCCACCTGAAGCTCAACGACCAGGCACAGCGCACCGTGTTGTGCAAGGACCCGTTCCGCTCCGTCGACGACCGGGTGGAAAAGCTGATCGCCGGAATGTAGGACCGGCGCGTACGAGCCCCCCGGGCCCCGCACGATTGACGTGCGGGG includes:
- the pafA gene encoding Pup--protein ligase — its product is MDRRIFGLENEYGVTCTFRGQRRLSPDEVARYLFRRVVSWGRSSNVFLRNGARLYLDVGSHPEYATPECDDVTELVTHDKAGERILEGLLVDAERRLHEEGIAGDVYLFKNNTDSAGNSYGCHENYLVARHGEFSRLADILIPFLVTRQLICGAGKVLQTPRGAVFCVSQRAEHIWEGVSSATTRSRPIINTRDEPHADAERYRRLHVIVGDSNMSETTMLLKVGATDLVLRMIEAGTVMRDLTLENPIRAIREVSHDITGQRKVRLASGREASALEVQREYYEKAVDFVDRRGIRSGTVAQVLELWGRTLDSIESERLDRIETEIDWVMKHRLIERYRAKHNMTMSNPRVAQIDLAYHDIHRRRGLYYLLQKNGQAARICNDMKIFEGKSVPPQTTRARLRGDFIRRAQEQRRDFTVDWVHLKLNDQAQRTVLCKDPFRSVDDRVEKLIAGM